DNA from Rosa rugosa chromosome 6, drRosRugo1.1, whole genome shotgun sequence:
ATGGAGGCAAGCTGGGTTCAAATGCAAGGTCTGTTATACAAAATGCAGAAGTTCTAGTAGATCAACAGTGACTTTAATTCTCGCCATGATAGATAAAATGATAAAAAAGAACATGTGTTCAGATATAAGTAATGCAATATTTTCAATAAAGTACCATTTACGAGTTTCAGAACTAGTTCCACACTCAAGTTCAGAGTTGGCTGTAAGAGAGGGCCGATCACCCATCCcggatttattgtaataatatCAATTCCTTTTTCGTTTGCAAACTTCCAAGCAGCTTCCTCAGCTAATGTCTTTGAAAGCATATACCAAAGCTGATGAAAACCAATCCCTTAGTAAATACAATGCACATATATAGTTTTTCTGGCTTGAAAGCAATGAGATCGAACTCGTATTAAGTTATAGCATGGTATGCTAGGCAACCACAAAAACCATTTACACACAAACCTTTGTTTTTTCACAAAAAGTAGGATCTGAAAACCAAGATTCATCGATTATTACATCAGGAGCAAGAGGTTTTCCATTAAATCCAACTGCTGCCATAGAGGATGTTATAACCACCCTTTTGATAGACTGAACCTTCACACACGATCCAAGGACATTAAGCGTTCCCTTCAAAGCAGGCTCAATTAATTCTGCCTGACAAAGATTAAGAGCTAGCAACATTATAGTGCATTCTGATATAGATTTTGCAGGTAAAATCAAACTGCATCATTAAATGTTGACAGTATCAAATAGAACTGAATTTCATGAACTGTTGGCTTAAGATGCTACAAAGAAAAATTGGTAAACGTTTTGAAGTATGTAAATAAAGAGATGAACCTGCGGATTAGTAGATGAGAGTAGGGCAGGGGATGCTGTATGAAAAACACCTTCACACCCATCAACGACAGGGTCAAAAGAACCTTCGTCTAACAAGTctgctttgaacaaatgaagcctTTCCTTTGCTCCATCAAGTGAGAGTAGGTGTTCTGTTTTCTTTTGATCATCTGGAGCATGCAAAAACAGAACTTATTTAATTAAGAGTGAAAATTAAAACGCAGATATTGAATCTGCAGATTAGTGAATTGAGCAAGTTTAAATggattaaaagtaaaaaaacaaaacgggaagaaagaaagagaagtgATGAAACTGACTTAGTTCCCGAACAGTGGCTTTGACAGTATAACCTCGTTGCAATAAGAGCTTGACTAGCCATGATGCTATGAACCCAGATGCTCCTGTCACACACACAACCTTGCTTTCTCCGCAGctcatcctctctctctttttctctctggcTCTCACTGCTAAGAACTGAGAGCTGAGTTTTTGCGACAGTGGAGACCACGCAGGTTGAATGTATTAGATGCCCTGAAAGCGTCATCCTTCTATAAATTAAATAGTAGCATGTACCTAAACTCCCAGGCTTGCTCACCTAGGGGGCAGTTTTAAGGAACTGTGaaggacaaatgcatctcaaccacatatattaaatataaaagcagaaattataacaatttaaaactgtgcatttatttttagctgttagattcacttgtccctcacagtcccttaaaagatgtcccttaggtgagcaggcctTCCTAAACTCCATGCCTCCGTGTGGATAGAAGGAAATTATGGTATAAAAttggaattaatttcattttctaatTCGAGGTGCCGTTTAGATATAATTAGAGattggaaagaaaataaaaaatgagatttaaatggaaattgactccctcataaaatCTGAATAGAATTACGTAGTCAGTCCTCCCATTTTCCACTGTCAAGTGCAAAATTATATTCTCCCGTCAATATTCCTTATAAGTTGATGCCATATAtatactttaattagtaaaaaatggtgttattgaaaattttaattttataattcattcttatgacttaccaaacactattATCAAATACTATAATAAGAAtggattcaaaaaaagaaaggaaaaaaaaaacactataaTAGGAATGGAAAATTAATTTCTGGATTTAATTTCCATTAATGTTCCAAACACCTACATGGAAGTACCAAAACCTATTCCATTTCATGTTggtctggaaaggaaaataaatcattttcctaTTTTGGCATTCCTGCCAACTAAACAAGGCCCATGCATATgggtattattattattttttatttttttattttttgtaaaaAAGTGAGgtggttttatttttttgatcaaataaacaactcatatacaacaaCTGTTAATGCAGCGCATGGGCTCGATGTTGGCGACCACTGGTGGCAgctgacgcaccttgaactggtcCAACTTGTCGTCACAATACAAAGTCTCAATTGCCGTTTTGAGAGCGttgcagttgttggtgttgtgaccgctgtcctcgtggtatttgcaccacttgccggtgtttctcAGTTTGCCCACCCTTGTgtattttcttgggggtggcggtgggatttgGTCCTTGCATTGATCGTATATCTCTTCATACGAAGCTGTGAGGACTgtgaacactgcgtaccgctgggaGGACTCCGTCTGCCTGTTACGGTTATCCCCGTGGGAcgagcggttgcccttgtggtaatgctggtccttttaccgcttgctctggtagttgccttgttgccactctctcttttTGTCTGTTGGTGGTGTagcagaggttttgttagcggtTTCTTGCTGGCTGGAAGAAGGCTGACTGGGTTTTGCTGGCGTTGGCGGaggtggtggggtttctccgtatgtAATGAATTCTGCCTACGCGTGGAGGACGGCCTCGCCCATGATGTGGTCATATgcggcatttggatgattgtagttgagatgatagagaaatTGTCCCTTTAGAAGTCCTTGCTTAAAGGCTGCCAACACCATTGTTTTGTCAAGGTCGCGGCACCGGAATGTCGCTGCTCTCCACCtagtgacgaatgccttcaatgtttcctctACGCCCTGCTTGATGTTGAATAACtggcttgtgttgtgatgtacGGCGGCCAACAGGATGAATGAATCGTGACAAGAAAGCatttgatagtgcatggaatgagtctaTGGATCCCGAcagacattcgaagaaccagcTCATCGCCTCACTATCCAACGTTTCACTGAACAAGTGGTAGAGGGTGGTGTCATCGaatcccttattgttggtgaccttcttgaaggtgtccatatggacgaaggggtcaatCATGCCGCTGTATTGTGGCATCTTTGGTGTCTTTGCATGTGCTGGTCTGACGGCCTGCAAgatcctggcggtgaatggCCCTGCCCTAGATGCAAAGAGTGGATTTTGAATTGGCACTGGGGCACCTGCTTCTGCCCGAATTAGCCTTTGTTCCAATTGCtgcatcctttccaggattAGGGCGGTTGCGTCGCCAGCGAGCTTCGCTTGGAAGTTCCGCTGTGCCAGCTCCCGCCTGGGGGCAGGCAGATTGCCTTCAGTTCTAGCTCTAGTTGTAGAGCGGTTGGTACGCGGTTGTGACTCTGCTTCATGCTCTATCATCAATCGTGGTGATGGAGGCGGACCCATTCCCAATAGTTTGgatgggttcagcggtacctgcatctgtatgattggtgcGGGTACCAGTCTTCCGGCATTGGTCGACTACGTCTGGTACTATGcgattgctcgctctgtgctgggttATCATTTCCCTCCAACGCCTTCTTTAGTTTGTCGAACCTTGACATTAGCGTGGCCACTTGCTTTTGGGCTTCGGCCTTCTCCCTGTGCTCCTGCTCGCGCtccctgtttgccttgtggaggtctgccagtgccagctcatacatagcggcgaggtcctggaCCGGTGGGCGGCGGC
Protein-coding regions in this window:
- the LOC133717694 gene encoding phenylacetaldehyde reductase-like, which encodes MSCGESKVVCVTGASGFIASWLVKLLLQRGYTVKATVRELNDQKKTEHLLSLDGAKERLHLFKADLLDEGSFDPVVDGCEGVFHTASPALLSSTNPQAELIEPALKGTLNVLGSCVKVQSIKRVVITSSMAAVGFNGKPLAPDVIIDESWFSDPTFCEKTKLWYMLSKTLAEEAAWKFANEKGIDIITINPGWVIGPLLQPTLNLSVELVLKLVNGTEKFPNKTYRLVDVRDVGNAHILAFENPSASGRYCLVGSVKHCSEVVKLLYEISPALNLPDKCADDKLFTPTYQVSKERTQTLGVKYTPLEVSLKDTVESLKNKNFF